The Bradysia coprophila strain Holo2 chromosome X unlocalized genomic scaffold, BU_Bcop_v1 contig_12, whole genome shotgun sequence genome window below encodes:
- the LOC119067143 gene encoding uncharacterized protein LOC119067143, translating to MSSEDELFNKYICVDKGYTDCESDENDSHQNADHSKENTKKITAGQIEMLTLNMEGRSDGFTKGKMKSSAGADKLLAEWDRLANDLNAIGPPKHPTSKWRRIWTKMKSRKNKRTSSSALRTLNDNKKGKYRHPTSPIANELNETIQFENVRDVTGERGESIDDQLVYCFAKPKNEQSSVPRSQDEIKEATDQPSTSCKQVYRTSSGKVDNRIITADPVESVLTSKIEQQLSQIVNAISSISEQQAISNEAINQKLNGLAKKQADMNIKLNVIAKTIGIDLDDVTADNL from the exons ATGAGTTCAGAAGACGAgttatttaataaatatatttgtgtTGACAAAGGTTATACGGATTGTGAAAGCGATGAGAACGATTCTCACCAGAACGCAGATCATAGTAAAGAAAATACGAAGAAAATTACTGCTGGACAAATAGAAATGTTAACGTTGAACATGGAAGGTCGTTCTGATGGATTCACcaaaggaaaaatgaaatcatcTGCAGGAGCTGATAAGTTGTTGGCGGAATGGGATCGATTAGCAAATGATTTAAATGCGATTGGCCCACCTAAACATCCAACTTCGAAGTGGAGAAGAATCTGGACCAAAATGAAGTCCAGAAAAAACAAACGTACATCTTCGTCCGCTCTTCGTACTCTTAACGATAACAAAAAAGGCAAAT atAGACATCCGACGTCGCCGATTGCGAATGAGTTGAACGAAACTAtccaatttgaaaatgttcgagACGTTACAGGTGAGCGTGGTGAGAGTATTGACGATCAGCTAGTATACTGCTTTGCAAAACCAAAAAATGAACAGTCATCAGTTCCTCGAAGTCAAGACGAAATCAAAGAAGCTACCG ATCAACCATCTACGTCATGCAAACAGGTCTATCGCACATCGAGTGGTAAAGTTGATAATAGAATAATCACCGCCGACCCGGTGGAATCGGTACTGACTTCAAAAATTGAGCAACAACTTTCACAAATAGTAAACGCAATTTCTTCAATTAGTGAGCAGCAAGCAATTTCAAATGAAGCAATAAATCAGAAGCTGAACGGCTTAGCTAAAAAGCAGGCCGACATGAATATCAAACTGAATGTAATAGCCAAGACAATTGGTATTGATTTAGACGACGTAACGGCcgataatttataa
- the LOC119067135 gene encoding uncharacterized protein LOC119067135, whose protein sequence is MSRKYTIFGIDVCKTALLKTLQIGPGRITVALKKLSNEKFVDERGKAICGWNKFPSAKREEVKNHISSFPKYVSHYTRNQTKSKFLHSSLNLGIMYRLYKEKFQNPVSKSFYKKVFYEDFNLRFKVAKKDTCKKCDYCFVKSKTAVGIDRQVNDEWHKSHVDRADFLRKKMNDDLERAKIDDEIETLTFDLQKVLVLPKVPTNIVYYLRQLNLYNFGIHVGSTNQGIFNVWLEHEASKGTQEVGSCLRKYIMSISHPVKKLLLWSDSCGGQNRSIKLVLMLMHTLQNHPSLETISLRFLESGHSFLPNDSDFGDMECKLKTNERVFTDEKYMQIMRDCRINNKFQVNRMSPNVDFHSVDKLLQYTTNRKKDSNKTKVSWMETHEIVMEKSNPLTIKMKKIIDGESQSVNLVKKGCDANGFKDIKLELLWPEGRPLSQEKIKDLETMMYLVDDDAKPFYDFLKNIRAEEFVDDLEGFGQAIDFDLEFQDE, encoded by the coding sequence ATGTCTCGAAAGTATACAATCTTTGGTATTGACGTTTGCAAAACAGCATTGCTCAAAACATTACAAATCGGTCCTGGTCGAATTACCGTAGCTTTAAAGAAGCTTAGTAAtgagaaatttgttgatgaaAGGGGAAAGGCGATTTGTGGATGGAATAAATTTCCTTCAGCGAAAAGAGAAGAGGTGAAGAATCATATATCGTCGTTTCCTAAGTACGTGTCCCACTACACACGCAaccaaacaaaatcgaaatttttgcattCATCTCTGAACTTAGGGATTATGTACCGATtgtacaaagaaaaatttcaaaacccGGTCAGCAAATCATTTTACAAGAAAGTGTTTTATGAAGATTTCAATCTTCGATTCAAAGTAGCGAAGAAAGACACTTGCAAAAAGTGCGATTATTGCTTCGTGAAATCTAAAACAGCTGTTGGAATAGATCGTCAGGTAAACGATGAATGGCATAAAAGCCATGTTGACCGTGCAGATTTTCtaaggaaaaaaatgaacgacGATCTGGAACGGGCAAAGATTGACGACGAAATTGAAACATTGACGTTCGATTTACAAAAGGTCCTCGTTCTGCCGAAGGTACCAACAAACATCGTTTATTATCTCCGACAATTGAACTTATACAACTTTGGGATACACGTCGGCAGTACTAATCAAGGAATTTTTAACGTGTGGCTCGAACATGAAGCATCTAAAGGGACACAAGAAGTCGGTTCATGTTTAAGAAAGTATATAATGTCCATCTCTCATCCAGTTAAGAAATTACTGCTTTGGTCAGACTCATGCGGGGGCCAAAACCGCAGCATTAAGCTAGTATTGATGCTGATGCATACGCTACAGAATCACCCATCTTTGGAGACAATTTCACTTCGTTTTTTGGAATCTGGACACTCCTTCCTTCCGAACGACTCTGACTTTGGTGATATGGAGTGCAAactgaaaacaaatgaaagaGTTTTCACCGATGAAAAGTACATGCAAATCATGCGGGACTGCCGAATAAATAACAAGTTTCAGGTCAACCGAATGTCGCCCAACGTTGATTTTCACTCAGTGGATAAGCTGTTGCAATACACAACCAACAGAAAAAAGgattcaaacaaaacgaaagTTAGTTGGATGGAGACGCATGAAATTGTCATGGAAAAATCGAATCCGTTaacaatcaaaatgaaaaagataATTGATGGGGAGAGTCAGTCAGTGAATCTTGTGAAAAAGGGATGCGATGCAAACGGCTTTAAGGATATCAAGCTTGAGCTATTGTGGCCAGAAGGAAGACCATTAtctcaagaaaaaatcaaagattTGGAAACCATGATGTACCTTGTCGATGATGACGCGAAGcctttttatgattttctcaAGAACATTCGTGCTGAAGAATTTGTTGATGATTTGGAAGGATTCGGCCAAGCAATCGATTTCGATTTGGAATTTCAAGATGAATAA
- the LOC119067146 gene encoding ras-related protein Rab-10, which yields MAKKTYDLLFKLLLIGDSGVGKTCILFRFSDDAFTSTFISTIGIDFKIKTVELRGKKIKLQIWDTAGQERFHTITTSYYRGSMGIMLVYDITNEKSFENIVKWLRNIDEHANEDVEKMILGNKCDMPDKRVVSQDRGEAIAREHGIRFMETSAKANVNIERAFCELAEAILDKTSGQNTTENAERVIVDHRGQDKQPSYKGCCAQ from the exons ATGGCCAAAAAAACCTATGATCTGCTGTTCAAATTGCTGTTGATTGGCGACTCTGGTGTGGGCAAAACGTGCATATTATTTCGCTTTTCCGATGATGCATTCACATCGACATTTATATCAACGATAG GAATcgatttcaaaatcaaaacagtCGAACTGCGAGGAAAAAAGATCAAATTGCAAATATGGGATACAG CGGGTCAAGAACGATTCCACACAATCACAACGTCATATTACC GTGGATCAATGGGGATTATGCTAGTATATGACATcacaaatgaaaaaagtttcgaaaatatAGTGAAATGGTTAAGGAATATTGATGAG CATGCAAATGAAGATGTggagaaaatgattttgggtAACAAATGTGACATGCCAGATAAACGAGTCGTCAGCCAAGACAGAGGAGAAGCG ATTGCACGCGAACATGGCATTCGATTTATGGAGACATCAGCTAAAGCCAATGTGAATATCGAACGAGCATTTTGTGAACTAGCCGAAGCGATTCTGGACAAAACATCCGGTCAAAATACAACGGAAAATGCCGAAAGAGTGATTGTCGATCATCGTGGCCAAGACAAACAACCCTCCTATAAAGGTTGTTGTGCGCAATAG
- the LOC119067136 gene encoding dolichyl-diphosphooligosaccharide--protein glycosyltransferase 48 kDa subunit has product MKLIGFSVILAACLVSVIAQDTLVLLDNLAIRETHSIFFKSLQERGYKLSFKLADDAGLVLSKYGEYLYKNLIIFAPSVEEFGGDLNVEKITEFIDDGGNVLVAGSSVSGDALRELASECGFEMDEEGASVIDHLNYDVSDTGDHTTIVASPSNLIKSKIIIGSDTSAPLLYRGTGLLADRENSLVLQVLTADSTAYSYVPENAIKEYPHAVGRGTLLIAALQARNNARVVFSGSLFFFSDEAFTSEVQNAQGGQRFKQSGNQKVVESLTKWVFGEVGRIRVSSVDHHKEGEKSPPQSYTITDPVVYTISIEELDNGVWKAFQADDVQLEFVRIDPFVRTTLKKIANGKYVAKFKIPDVYGVYQFKVDYDRVGYTHLYSTTQVSVRPLTHTQYERFIPSAYPYYVSSLSMMLGVFLFSFVFLHYKEEPIRSKADDKKSQ; this is encoded by the exons atgaaattaattggatTTTCGGTGATCCTGGCCGCTTGTCTGGTGTCCGTAATTGCTCAAGACACCCTTGTGCTCCTCGACAATTTGGCAATCAGAGAAACTCATTCCATATTCTTCAAAAGTCTACAAG AACGAGGCTACAAATTGTCTTTCAAATTGGCCGATGATGCTGGTCTTGTGCTGTCCAAGTATGGTGAATATTTGTACAAAAATCTGATCATCTTCGCTCCATCAGTCGAGGAATTCGGTGGTGATTTGAATGTGGAGAAGATTACTGAATTTATTGACGATGGCGGCAATGTTCTCGTTGCTGGCAGTTCTGTGTCCGGTGATGCTTTGAGAGAACTCGCTTCGGAGTGCGGCTTTGAAATGGACGAAGAAGGGGCTTCAGTCATTGATCATCTCAATTATGATGTGTCAGATACGGGCGATCATACAACCATCGTTGCCTCGCCATCGAATTTAATCAAATCGAAAATCATCATTGGATCGGATACATCTGCACCGCTTTTGTATCGCGGCACTGGACTCCTTGCAGATCGTGAAAATTCTTTGGTGTTGCAAGTTTTGACTGCTGACAGTACTGCCTACAGTTACGTTCCAGAAAATGCAATCAAAGAGTATCCACACGCTGTGGGCCGTGGAACATTACTGATCGCTGCACTGCAAGCTAGAAACAATGCCCGCGTTGTATTCTCTGGCTCACTGTTCTTCTTTTCCGACGAAGCATTTACATCGGAGGTACAAAACGCTCAGGGCGGACAACGCTTCAAGCAATCCGGAAACCAAAAGGTCGTCGAGTCCCTAACAAAATGGGTGTTTGGTGAAGTCGGTCGGATCCGAGTATCTTCTGTCGACCATCACAAAGAAGGCGAAAAGAGTCCACCTCAATCGTACACCATCACCGATCCGGTCGTCTACACAATTTCGATCGAAGAATTGGACAACGGAGTATGGAAAGCCTTCCAGGCAGATGATGTACAACTCGAATTCGTCCGAATCGATCCATTCGTGCGCACCACATTGAAGAAAATCGCCAACGGAAAGTATGTggccaaattcaaaattccgGACGTTTACGGTGTCTATCAGTTCAAAGTGGACTACGACCGCGTTGGCTACACTCATCTGTACAGCACGACTCAGGTGTCGGTGCGCCCACTGACACATACCCAATACGAACGTTTTATTCCTAGTGCATATCCGTACTACGTAAGTTCGTTATCGATGATGCTGGGCGTATTTCTGTTTTCGTTCGTCTTTTTGCACTACAAAGAGGAGCCGATCCGATCAAAGGCTGACGATAAAAAGTCACAGTAG